A window of Ignavibacterium sp. contains these coding sequences:
- a CDS encoding TPM domain-containing protein, which translates to MSKRIIYNYLNDDELLRISNTIKDVEKKTSAEILVVIKERRNFFEKRKSIRELAETEFQKSEITATIEKTGILIFILLTDKQFYILADKKISDKIEQKILDNIANQMSNTFRSGNFPKGIIECITALSDILSKHFPVLPDDIDEISNKVRFS; encoded by the coding sequence ATGAGTAAAAGAATAATCTACAATTACCTGAATGATGATGAATTACTGAGAATTTCAAACACAATTAAAGATGTTGAAAAGAAAACCTCTGCTGAAATTCTTGTAGTAATTAAAGAGAGAAGAAATTTTTTTGAGAAACGAAAATCAATCAGAGAACTTGCAGAAACTGAATTTCAGAAATCCGAAATTACAGCAACGATAGAAAAAACGGGTATTTTAATTTTTATTTTACTAACTGATAAGCAATTCTACATTCTTGCTGATAAAAAAATCAGTGACAAGATTGAACAAAAAATTCTTGACAATATTGCAAATCAAATGAGCAACACTTTCCGCTCAGGAAATTTTCCAAAAGGGATAATTGAATGTATAACTGCTCTGTCCGATATCCTTTCAAAACACTTTCCTGTTTTACCAGATGATATTGACGAAATATCAAACAAAGTAAGATTTTCTTAA
- a CDS encoding DUF4097 family beta strand repeat-containing protein — MKHYLTTLLLLTFTLMSSSFASNLFKKDLELIHHKNFKIESGKLLKLSTDGGDVAITPWHRNEVEVKIYGNENAKEKFEYYFDADDQSINIKGERKKKWNFFSNIRLKYEVKVPANFNLQISTAGGDIKVGAVNGEISLNTSGGDIWADRLTGVVKLNTSGGDIKIFSNDASIEARTSGGDITLEYTGQNKGIELRTSGGDIEITLPSDFGAKVELSTSGGDVSCNFKLNNVEKMSRTRIIGEINNGGNKLIATTSGGDIGVRRR; from the coding sequence CAAATCTTTTCAAGAAAGATTTGGAGCTTATTCATCATAAAAATTTTAAAATCGAATCCGGAAAACTTCTGAAACTTTCTACAGATGGTGGAGATGTGGCAATTACTCCCTGGCACAGAAATGAAGTTGAGGTAAAAATTTACGGGAACGAAAACGCTAAAGAGAAGTTCGAGTATTATTTTGATGCCGATGATCAATCCATCAACATCAAAGGAGAAAGAAAAAAGAAGTGGAATTTCTTTTCAAATATCAGACTGAAGTATGAAGTTAAAGTGCCCGCTAATTTTAACCTCCAAATTTCAACTGCTGGCGGAGATATAAAAGTTGGCGCTGTTAATGGCGAAATTTCTTTAAATACATCTGGTGGAGATATCTGGGCTGACAGACTTACCGGCGTAGTAAAATTAAACACTTCAGGCGGAGATATTAAAATTTTCTCAAACGATGCCTCAATTGAAGCAAGAACTTCCGGTGGAGATATTACTCTTGAATACACAGGACAGAATAAAGGAATTGAACTCAGAACCTCAGGTGGAGATATTGAAATAACTTTACCCTCTGACTTCGGTGCTAAAGTTGAGCTTTCAACATCTGGTGGTGATGTTTCCTGTAACTTTAAGCTTAATAATGTTGAAAAGATGAGCAGAACAAGAATTATTGGTGAAATAAATAATGGCGGTAATAAACTTATCGCAACAACATCAGGTGGAGACATAGGAGTTCGTCGCAGATAA